The Primulina huaijiensis isolate GDHJ02 chromosome 12, ASM1229523v2, whole genome shotgun sequence genome has a window encoding:
- the LOC140989654 gene encoding zinc finger CCCH domain-containing protein ZFN-like, whose product MAETEEEPGIEVQIEHAVRSRLQHFKDQADSLTLESVRRLLEKDMGIEKFSLDAHKRFIRQHLEKVLNSPKGAKAAKDVKTNSKSSRSKKSGKTSSEEGFDSFGGASDSMEDKVKSRKEAAHRKNIKLEEVKKRKRSTEGDFDVSSTKQNKLAKRRKEGDSESDDAGNVSDDSQSKLSVEKPRKEKPAPGYGRKVEHLKSVIKACGMSVAPSIYKKAKQVSDEKREAFIVKELEGILIREGLSKDPNEKDALWQMNPRSREQMEPGSYPVREDEPDCSYYIRTGLCRFGATCRFNHPPNRKLAIATARMRGEYPERIGQPECQYYLKTGTCKFGATCKFHHPRDKAGIAGRVALNALGYPFRPNESECAYFMRNGHCKFGSTCKFHHPQPSNMMFSLRGSSVYPPIHSPTAGQLSFPLSRASFIPSSRWQNPSSYSPMVVPQGVVSVPGWNLYTGQLGSVSPSENQRPIAGSSLADGASPQGEVVNAGSQFRSGTLQLGQYAFQRDNVFPERPGQPECQFYMKTGDCKFGAVCKFHHPTERFVPFPDCVLSPLGLPLRPGEPLCVFYSRYGICKFGPSCKFDHPMRAFAYNTAASSSTDSPAVRRFLASTGAVALSLAPDGLVEARQKPSGSLCIGIIDREVPTVKLPKLAPLYPSKSEK is encoded by the exons ATGGCGGAAACGGAAGAAGAACCGGGAATTGAAGTGCAGATAGAGCATGCCGTGCGCTCTCGACTTCAGCATTTCAAAGACCAAGCCGA TTCGCTGACGTTGGAAAGTGTGAGGAGGCTGTTAGAGAAGGATATGGGGATTGAGAAATTTTCTCTTGATGCACACAAGAGATTCATTCGCCAACATTTGGAAAAG GTGCTTAATTCACCGAAAGGAGCTAAAGCAGCAAAAGATGTGAAGACAAATTCCAAGAGCTCTCGAAGTAAAAAATCAGGAAAGACCAGCAGCGAAGAAGGGTTCGACTCTTTTGGTGGTGCAAGTGATAGTAtggaagataaagtaaaatcAAGAAAGGAAGCTGCTCATAGAAAAAATATAAAGCTGGAAGAGGTGAAGAAGCGTAAAAGATCCACGGAGGGTGATTTTGATGTCTCCAGCACGAAGCAGAACAAGCTTGCAAAGAGGCGAAAAGAGGGAGACAGTGAGTCAGATGATGCTGGAAATGTATCGGACGATAGTCAATCTAAATTATCTGTTGAAAAACCT AGGAAAGAAAAACCAGCTCCTGGATATGGTAGAAAAGTGGAGCATCTGAAATCAGTAATCAAAGCTTGTGGAATGAG TGTTGCTCCTTCAATTTACAAGAAAGCTAAGCAAGTGTCAGATGAAAAACGAGAGGCCTTTATAGTGAAGGAGTTGGAAGGGATACTCATAAGAGAAGGACTATCTAAGGATCCCAATGAGAAAG ATGCTTTGTGGCAAATGAATCCGAGATCAAGGGAACAGATGGAGCCTGGGTCTTATCCTGTGCGTGAAGACGAACCAGATTGTTCATACTATATTCGAACAGGGCTCTGCAGATTTGGGGCAACATGTCGATTTAACCACCCACCCAACCGGAAACTG GCTATTGCTACTGCAAGGATGAGAGGCGAGTATCCAGAAAGAATTGGGCAACCAGAATGCCAG TATTACCTAAAAACGGGAACATGCAAGTTTGGAGCCACATGCAAATTTCATCATCCTAGAGATAAGGCTGGGATTGCTGGTAGAGTTGCTCTAAATGCTTTGGGTTATCCATTTCGGCCG AATGAAAGTGAATGTGCATATTTTATGAGAAATGGACATTGCAAATTTGGGAGCACTTGTAAATTCCACCATCCTCAGCCATCTAACATGATGTTCTCCTTACGCGGCTCTTCTGTATATCCTCCTATTCATTCTCCGACTGCTGGCCAGCTGTCATTTCCCTTGTCGAGAGCTTCTTTTATCCCCAGTTCACGGTGGCAAAACCCTTCGAGTTATTCACCTATGGTTGTGCCTCAGGGGGTTGTATCTGTCCCGGGATGGAACTTATACACC GGTCAGCTGGGTTCAGTGTCACCTTCAGAAAATCAACGACCAATTGCAGGAAGCAGTCTTGCTGATGGGGCGTCACCCCAGGGCGAAGTTGTAAATGCAGGATCCCAATTTCGTTCGGGCACTCTACAACTGGGGCAATACGCATTTCAGAGAGATAATGTGTTCCCTGAGAGACCGGGTCAGCCTGAATGTCAGTTCTATATGAAAACTGGAGATTGCAAATTCGGTGCTGTATGTAAATTTCACCATCCTACGGAAAGATTTGTCCCATTCCCTGATTGTGTCTTGAGTCCACTTGGACTTCCTTTAAGGCCT GGGGAGCCTCTCTGCGTTTTTTATTCTCGATATGGAATATGCAAGTTTGGTCCAAGCTGCAAGTTTGACCACCCAATGAGGGCTTTTGCATACAACACGGCCGCATCATCATCAACAGATTCCCCAGCTGTTCGCCGTTTTTTGGCTTCGACTGGAGCTGTTGCATTAAGTTTAGCTCCAGATGGGTTAGTGGAGGCAAGACAGAAACCATCTG GTTCTTTGTGTATAGGCATAATAGATAGAGAAGTGCCGACAGTCAAACTGCCGAAATTGGCTCCTTTGTATCCAAGTAAATCAGAAAAATGA
- the LOC140990759 gene encoding uncharacterized protein isoform X2 has protein sequence MTSFSDFPPICRYQKERRTCICTVFPIASLLFLTLFSCLWFAQDNQQKLIESNSLGRSETESRRSCENERSCRPPGSESLPKRIVVKTSNLETRPLWGSPKKTSSSMSLFAVPVGIKQKINVDKLVQKFLASNFVVMLFHYDGNVDVWKDFQWSNQVIHVSVDNQTKWWFAKRFLHPDIVADYDYIFLWDEDLGVENFHPSRYLSIVRDEGLEISQPALEIGESEVHHLITARWKRSKVHRRTYKVGGKETQCDDNSTHPPCTGWIEVMAPVFSKNAWRCVWHMIQNDLIHAWGLDMQLGYCAQGDRMKNIGVVDAEYIVHYGYPTLGEEEHTQGSLNTEKINKRVEVRRQSYNEYKVFKRRWKKAAEEDRCWTDPYPRQTD, from the exons ATGACGAGTTTCTCCGATTTC CCGCCAATATGCAGGTATCAAAAGGAGAGGAGAACCTGTATCTGCACCGTCTTTCCCATAGCTTCTCTACTATTTCTTACATTGTTTTCATGCTTATGGTTTGCACAAGACAATCAGCAG AAACTAATAGAATCAAACTCACTAGGGAGGAGTGAGACTGAGAGCAGAAGAAGCTGTGAG AATGAACGCAGTTGCAGGCCACCTGGAAGCGAATCACTGCCTAAAAGGATAGTTGTCAAAACCTCTAACTTGGAAACACGACCATTATGGGGTTCTCCAAAG AAGACAAGTTCATCGATGAGTTTGTTCGCTGTTCCTGTTGGAATAAAGCAGAAGATAAATGTAGATAAGCTGGTTCAAAAG TTCCTGGCAAGCAATTTTGTCGTGATGCTTTTCCATTATGATGGCAATGTTGATGTCTGGAAGGATTTTCAATGGAGCAATCAGGTCATACATGTATCTGTTGATAACCAAACTAAATG GTGGTTTGCCAAGAGATTCTTGCATCCAGATATAGTAGCAGATTATGATTATATTTTCTTGTGGGATGAAGACTTAGGAGTTGAGAACTTCCACCCTTCACG ATATTTATCAATTGTTAGAGATGAAGGATTAGAGATATCACAACCAGCGCTTGAAATAGGGGAATCTGAGGTGCATCACCTTATAACTGCACGATGGAAGAGATCAAAAGTACACAG GAGGACTTACAAAGTTGGTGGTAAGGAAACTCAATGTGATGATAACAGCACTCATCCTCCATGCACAGG ATGGATAGAAGTTATGGCCCCAGTATTCTCCAAGAATGCATGGCGTTGTGTATGGCATATGATCCAG AATGACTTGATTCATGCCTGGGGACTTGACATGCAGCTCGGTTATTGTGCACAG GGAGATCGGATGAAAAACATAGGAGTTGTGGATGCTGAATACATAGTTCACTATGGCTACCCAACACTAGGAGAAGAAGAG CATACACAAGGAAGTTTGAATAcagaaaaaataaacaagagAGTCGAAGTGAGAAGACAGTCATATAATGAGTACAAGGTATTCAAAAGGCGATGGAAGAAAGCAGCAGAGGAGGATCGGTGTTGGACGGATCCATATCCACGTCAAACTGATTAA
- the LOC140990759 gene encoding uncharacterized protein isoform X1 yields MIMVFSTSSTPRLYNYLQKDKTHVHWEDDEFLRFPANMQVSKGEENLYLHRLSHSFSTISYIVFMLMVCTRQSAGRSETESRRSCENERSCRPPGSESLPKRIVVKTSNLETRPLWGSPKKTSSSMSLFAVPVGIKQKINVDKLVQKFLASNFVVMLFHYDGNVDVWKDFQWSNQVIHVSVDNQTKWWFAKRFLHPDIVADYDYIFLWDEDLGVENFHPSRYLSIVRDEGLEISQPALEIGESEVHHLITARWKRSKVHRRTYKVGGKETQCDDNSTHPPCTGWIEVMAPVFSKNAWRCVWHMIQNDLIHAWGLDMQLGYCAQGDRMKNIGVVDAEYIVHYGYPTLGEEEHTQGSLNTEKINKRVEVRRQSYNEYKVFKRRWKKAAEEDRCWTDPYPRQTD; encoded by the exons ATGATTATGGTATTTTCGACCTCTTCGACACCAAGATTATATAATTACTTGCAGAAGGATAAAACACACGTTCATTGGGAAGATGACGAGTTTCTCCGATTTC CCGCCAATATGCAGGTATCAAAAGGAGAGGAGAACCTGTATCTGCACCGTCTTTCCCATAGCTTCTCTACTATTTCTTACATTGTTTTCATGCTTATGGTTTGCACAAGACAATCAGCAG GGAGGAGTGAGACTGAGAGCAGAAGAAGCTGTGAG AATGAACGCAGTTGCAGGCCACCTGGAAGCGAATCACTGCCTAAAAGGATAGTTGTCAAAACCTCTAACTTGGAAACACGACCATTATGGGGTTCTCCAAAG AAGACAAGTTCATCGATGAGTTTGTTCGCTGTTCCTGTTGGAATAAAGCAGAAGATAAATGTAGATAAGCTGGTTCAAAAG TTCCTGGCAAGCAATTTTGTCGTGATGCTTTTCCATTATGATGGCAATGTTGATGTCTGGAAGGATTTTCAATGGAGCAATCAGGTCATACATGTATCTGTTGATAACCAAACTAAATG GTGGTTTGCCAAGAGATTCTTGCATCCAGATATAGTAGCAGATTATGATTATATTTTCTTGTGGGATGAAGACTTAGGAGTTGAGAACTTCCACCCTTCACG ATATTTATCAATTGTTAGAGATGAAGGATTAGAGATATCACAACCAGCGCTTGAAATAGGGGAATCTGAGGTGCATCACCTTATAACTGCACGATGGAAGAGATCAAAAGTACACAG GAGGACTTACAAAGTTGGTGGTAAGGAAACTCAATGTGATGATAACAGCACTCATCCTCCATGCACAGG ATGGATAGAAGTTATGGCCCCAGTATTCTCCAAGAATGCATGGCGTTGTGTATGGCATATGATCCAG AATGACTTGATTCATGCCTGGGGACTTGACATGCAGCTCGGTTATTGTGCACAG GGAGATCGGATGAAAAACATAGGAGTTGTGGATGCTGAATACATAGTTCACTATGGCTACCCAACACTAGGAGAAGAAGAG CATACACAAGGAAGTTTGAATAcagaaaaaataaacaagagAGTCGAAGTGAGAAGACAGTCATATAATGAGTACAAGGTATTCAAAAGGCGATGGAAGAAAGCAGCAGAGGAGGATCGGTGTTGGACGGATCCATATCCACGTCAAACTGATTAA
- the LOC140990213 gene encoding auxin efflux carrier component 5-like isoform X2 translates to MAGDVQEQRMFLGADVIAKAIAGVGLALWIRFSKKDFSWLITSFSLSSFNNTLVVGVPLLKAMYGELGEDLVVQSSVIQSLVWLPILLFMFEFRRACDSNNGSCINNENGQEKQLQAMSSSTQIPQSSSTIAIEIFDDGVDDTVKSAGVNSTLAPSSPQFLSFMKKVWIRLSRNPNNYACVLGLIWALLANRWNLKMPRIVEGSILIMSKAGSGVAMFNMGLFMALQESVLGCGVGLCMYGMVLRFVGGPMSTAVGSLALGLHSNVLRIAIIQAALPQAIISFVFAQEYGLHANLLSAAVIFGTIISLPLLIVYYLILNLVH, encoded by the exons ATGGCTGGAGATGTTCAAGAGCAACGAAT GTTTCTTGGAGCAGATGTGATCGCCAAGGCGATAGCGGGAGTGGGTTTAGCTTTGTGGATTCGTTTCTCGAAGAAGGATTTTTCATGGCTGATAACTTCGTTCTCTCTGTCCAGTTTCAATAACACGCTAGTCGTCGGAGTCCCTCTGTTGAAGGCCATGTATGGGGAACTAGGGGAGGACTTGGTGGTGCAATCATCTGTCATTCAATCCCTTGTGTGGCTACCGATTCTCCTCTTCATGTTCGAATTCAGGCGTGCGTGTGATTCTAATAATGGTTCTTGCATCAACAACGAAAATGGGCAGGAGAAGCAGCTGCAAGCAATGTCTTCTTCCACCCAAATACCACAATCATCAAGCACTATTGCGATAGAAATCTTCGACGACGGCGTTGATGATACTGTTAAATCAGCAGGCGTGAACAGCACATTAGCACCATCATCTCCTCAATTTTTGTCATTTATGAAGAAAGTTTGGATTAGGCTGAGCAGAAATCCTAATAACTATGCTTGTGTTCTTGGCCTAATTTGGGCTCTCTTAGCAAACAG ATGGAATTTGAAAATGCCTCGCATAGTGGAAGGATCGATTCTCATAATGTCGAAAGCCGGAAGTGGAGTGGCCATGTTTAACATGG GATTGTTCATGGCACTACAAGAAAGTGTACTAGGATGTGGTGTTGGCTTATGCATGTATGGAATGGTTCTGAGGTTTGTTGGTGGACCTATGTCTACTGCTGTTGGATCTCTAGCTTTAGGTTTGCATTCCAATGTACTTCGAATCGCGATTATTCAGGCGGCGTTACCACAAGCTATTATCTCGTTCGTATTCGCTCAAGAGTATGGTTTGCATGCCAATCTACTCAGTGCCGC GGTAATTTTCGGCACGATCATATCCCTTCCTCTCTTGATTGTCTATTATCTTATTTTAAATCTTGTTCATTGA
- the LOC140990213 gene encoding auxin efflux carrier component 5-like isoform X1, with protein MIGWEDIYKIVEAMLPLYVALALGYSSVKWLEMFKSNECDAINRFNCYFIIPFFTFQFTSGVDPYHMNFRFLGADVIAKAIAGVGLALWIRFSKKDFSWLITSFSLSSFNNTLVVGVPLLKAMYGELGEDLVVQSSVIQSLVWLPILLFMFEFRRACDSNNGSCINNENGQEKQLQAMSSSTQIPQSSSTIAIEIFDDGVDDTVKSAGVNSTLAPSSPQFLSFMKKVWIRLSRNPNNYACVLGLIWALLANRWNLKMPRIVEGSILIMSKAGSGVAMFNMGLFMALQESVLGCGVGLCMYGMVLRFVGGPMSTAVGSLALGLHSNVLRIAIIQAALPQAIISFVFAQEYGLHANLLSAAVIFGTIISLPLLIVYYLILNLVH; from the exons ATGATCGGGTGGGAAGATATATACAAGATAGTGGAGGCTATGCTGCCGCTGTATGTGGCGCTTGCGTTGGGTTACAGCTCCGTAAAATGGCTGGAGATGTTCAAGAGCAACGAATGTGATGCGATCAACAGATTCAACTGTTATTTCATCATCCCATTTTTCACATTCCAATTCACATCTGGGGTTGATCCCTACCATATGAATTTCAGGTTTCTTGGAGCAGATGTGATCGCCAAGGCGATAGCGGGAGTGGGTTTAGCTTTGTGGATTCGTTTCTCGAAGAAGGATTTTTCATGGCTGATAACTTCGTTCTCTCTGTCCAGTTTCAATAACACGCTAGTCGTCGGAGTCCCTCTGTTGAAGGCCATGTATGGGGAACTAGGGGAGGACTTGGTGGTGCAATCATCTGTCATTCAATCCCTTGTGTGGCTACCGATTCTCCTCTTCATGTTCGAATTCAGGCGTGCGTGTGATTCTAATAATGGTTCTTGCATCAACAACGAAAATGGGCAGGAGAAGCAGCTGCAAGCAATGTCTTCTTCCACCCAAATACCACAATCATCAAGCACTATTGCGATAGAAATCTTCGACGACGGCGTTGATGATACTGTTAAATCAGCAGGCGTGAACAGCACATTAGCACCATCATCTCCTCAATTTTTGTCATTTATGAAGAAAGTTTGGATTAGGCTGAGCAGAAATCCTAATAACTATGCTTGTGTTCTTGGCCTAATTTGGGCTCTCTTAGCAAACAG ATGGAATTTGAAAATGCCTCGCATAGTGGAAGGATCGATTCTCATAATGTCGAAAGCCGGAAGTGGAGTGGCCATGTTTAACATGG GATTGTTCATGGCACTACAAGAAAGTGTACTAGGATGTGGTGTTGGCTTATGCATGTATGGAATGGTTCTGAGGTTTGTTGGTGGACCTATGTCTACTGCTGTTGGATCTCTAGCTTTAGGTTTGCATTCCAATGTACTTCGAATCGCGATTATTCAGGCGGCGTTACCACAAGCTATTATCTCGTTCGTATTCGCTCAAGAGTATGGTTTGCATGCCAATCTACTCAGTGCCGC GGTAATTTTCGGCACGATCATATCCCTTCCTCTCTTGATTGTCTATTATCTTATTTTAAATCTTGTTCATTGA